A genomic region of Columba livia isolate bColLiv1 breed racing homer chromosome 12, bColLiv1.pat.W.v2, whole genome shotgun sequence contains the following coding sequences:
- the SERTM2 gene encoding serine-rich and transmembrane domain-containing 2: protein MTEIYFQFRGNLTGRSHFPTLATEVDTTADKYSGLYVYVGLFLTLLAILLILLFSVLLRLKHVVSPITTSPESTENIQQFTDVEMHSRIPTT, encoded by the coding sequence ATGACTGAGATTTATTTCCAGTTCCGTGGAAACCTGACTGGTCGCAGTCACTTTCCAACTCTGGCTACAGAAGTAGACACAACGGCAGATAAATATTCCGGCCTCTATGTGTACGTGGGATTGTTCCTAACACTTCTGGCTATCCTTCTCATATTGCTCTTCTCCGTGCTCTTGCGCCTGAAGCACGTTGTTTCCCCTATCACCACATCTCCAGAGAGCACTGAGAACATCCAGCAGTTCACAGATGTGGAAATGCATAGCAGGATTCCTACCACTTAG